Proteins from one Juglans microcarpa x Juglans regia isolate MS1-56 chromosome 1S, Jm3101_v1.0, whole genome shotgun sequence genomic window:
- the LOC121246608 gene encoding LOW QUALITY PROTEIN: DEAD-box ATP-dependent RNA helicase 18-like (The sequence of the model RefSeq protein was modified relative to this genomic sequence to represent the inferred CDS: inserted 1 base in 1 codon; substituted 1 base at 1 genomic stop codon): MDSDSPNRSSALTDTRFSDLNPSLSDPVLQALTQAGFEFCTPVQAATIPLLCSYKDVAVDAATGSGKTLAFVVPLVEILGRTKTHPKPRQVMGIIISPTRELSSQIYDVAQPFVSTLPNFKSVLLVXGVEVKADLKKIEEEGANLLVGTPGRIYDIMERVDGLDFRNLEILILDEADRLLDMGFQKQINSIISRLPKLRRTGLFSATQTEAVEELSKAGLRNPVKVEVRAETKLVNGPSSSGQLNFSKTPSGLHNAYMECEADKKPSQLVDLLIKNKSKKLXCKYYMTCACVDYWGVVLPRLSVLKGFSLIPLHGQMKQTVREKALASFKALSSGILLCTDLAARGLDIPDVDCILQYDPPQNPDVFIHRVGRTARMGRQGNAIVFLLPKEEAYVEFLHIKRVSLVERKCSDEAPDVVPQIQSAAKKDRDVMEKGVRAFVSYIRAYKEHHCSYIFRWKELEIGKLAMGYGLLQLPSMPEVKHHSLSTEGFTPAENINLKEIKYKDKSREKQRKKNLLAKKEAQQREPKPDKPKKTPKPAATIMRKKTAKQRRAAQTIEDEDDLAREYRLLKKLKRGAIDESEFARLTGTDELL; encoded by the exons ATGGACTCCGACTCACCCAACCGTAGCAGCGCGTTAACGGACACGCGCTTCTCCGATCTCAACCCTTCACTCTCTGACCCGGTCCTACAGGCCCTAACCCAAGCTGGCTTCGAGTTCTGTACGCCGGTCCAAGCCGCCACCATCCCCTTACTATGCAGCTACAAAGACGTGGCCGTAGACGCCGCCACCGGCTCAGGTAAAACCCTAGCCTTCGTGGTCCCACTCGTTGAGATCCTCGGCAGAACCAAAACCCATCCTAAACCCCGCCAG GTAATGGGGATAATTATCTCGCCCACCAGGGAGTTATCGTCGCAGATATATGATGTTGCGCAGCCTTTCGTTTCGACACTACCAAATTTTAAGTCTGTGTTACTCG GGGGAGTGGAAGTGAAAGCTGACctgaagaaaatagaagaggaAGGAGCTAATTTATTGGTCGGCACTCCGGGCAGAATATACGACATCATGGAACGCGTCGACGGCTtggactttaggaacctcgag ATTCTGATTTTGGATGAGGCTGACAGGCTATTGGATATGGGGTTCCAGAAGCAGATTAATTCCATTATATCTCGCTTACCAAAGCTTCGTAGAACTGGTCTTTTTTCAGCTACTCAAACCGAGGCGGTTGAAGAGCTATCTAAAGCAGGGCTGAGGAATCCTGTAAAGGTTGAAGTTAGGGCAGAAACAAAGCTGGTCAATGGTCCTTCATCATCAGGACAacttaacttttcaaaaacaCCTTCAGGCCTTCACAACGCG TACATGGAATGTGAAGCAGATAAGAAACCATCCCAGCTTGTTGATCTTCTTATCAAGAACaagtcaaaaaaattataatgtaa ATATTACATGACTTGTGCTTGTGTTGATTACTGGGGAGTCGTTCTTCCACGCCTTTCTGTTTTGAAGGGGTTCTCTTTGATCCCGTTGCATGGCCAGATGAAGCAG ACTGTGAGGGAAAAGGCATTAGCTTCATTTAAAGCTCTTTCAAGTGGTATTCTTTTATGTACTGATCTTGCAGCACGTGGACTTGACATTCCAGATGTTGATTGTATCCTGCAG TATGATCCTCCTCAAAACCCAGATGTTTTCATACACAGAGTCGGCCGAACTGCCCGGATGGGTAGACAAGGAAATGCCATTGTTTTTCTATTGCCAAAG GAGGAAGCTTATGTAGAATTCCTACATATAAAAAGGGTTTCTCTTGTAGAGAGGAAATGCTCAGATGAGGCTCCTGATGTTGTTCCTCAG ATCCAGTCTGCAGCGAAAAAGGACCGTGATGTCATGGAGAAAGGAGTCAGGGCATTTGTTTCATATATTCGTGCATATAAGGAGCATCACTGCTCTTATATTTTCAG GTGGAAAGAGCTTGAAATTGGGAAATTGGCCATGGGCTATGGCCTATTGCAGCTCCCTTCAATGCCTGAAGTAAAGCACCACTCACTTTCAACTGAGGGCTTTACTCCAGCTGAAAACATCAATCTGAAGGAGATCAAATATAA AGATAAATCTCGtgagaaacaaagaaagaagaatctGCTAGCAAAGAAAGAAGCACAACAGCGAGAACCAAAACCCGATAAGCCCAAGAAAACCCCAAAGCCTGCAGCTACCATCATGAGGAAGAAAACAGCTAAACAGAGACGTGCTGCCCAGAcaattgaagatgaagatgatttgGCACGAGAATACCGCCTGCTGAAAAAGCTTAAAAGGGGAGCTATTGATGAAAGTGAATTTGCTAGGTTAACAGGAACTGACGAGTTACTTTGA